ACCAGCACCGGCTGCTTCACCCGATCCAGGTAGCGCTCGACGTCGGCGCCGGTGAGACCGGTGTTGACCCGGCAATATCGGTAGAACAGTTCGGGATTCGCGAACGGGTACAGCACCAGGTGCGCGAGTTCGCGGGGCGTGCCGTTGAGCGCCGTCCGGTAGAACATGGACTGGATGGCGGCGGCGGTCGCACGGCCGGACGCCGCCATGGTCATCAGCTCGATCAGGTCGTGCTGATGTTTGGTCGTCGGACAGTTCTCGGCGAATCCGTAGGCGCCGTGCCACAGGCTCAGCGACGCGATCCGTTCGGGCCGGGCCGCGGCGGCGGCCAGCGCGATCACCGCGCCGCCGCACTGCGCGACCACGTGCGCGCCGGCGAGGCCCGCGTGGTCCAGCACGGTGAACAGGTCGGCGGCCTGTGCGTCGATGTCGACGGCGAAATCGCCGTCGTGGCCGGACGCGTCGAACAGTCCCCGGCTCTCCCAGGTCACCACCTGGCGGTCGCGGGCGAGCAGGCGCAGCCACGATTCGATCAGCGCGGCCGGCATACCGCAGGCCGGAATCAGTACGACGGGTTCGTGTTCGCTCGCGGTCCCGGCGCGGTACACGTTCAGCGGCACCCCGTCGGCGGCGGCGATGGTCCGTTTGGCATACCTCGCGTCGAAACCCGCCGCCACCGACGCGGCCGCCACCCGGTCCACGTCGGTGGGTCGCAGCCGCGAGACCGCTTCCGGCCCAACAAGTTCCGCGGCGATCCCGGCCAATCCGAGGCGATCGCTGATCACCTGTTCGAAGGCGCCGAACCTGCCGGTGTCCGCGTCCGGCACCAGTGTGAGACCGGCGACCCCGGCATGCCGGGCCACCGTCGCCAGCAGGTCGGCCAGTACGGCCCGCGTCCCGTCGCCGGATTCGGCCGCCGTCACCCGGATCGGCCCGGCCAGCTCC
This DNA window, taken from Nocardia sp. BMG111209, encodes the following:
- a CDS encoding alpha/beta fold hydrolase, giving the protein MTRAADRAVARLTAAVLAVKPLAAELAGPIRVTAAESGDGTRAVLADLLATVARHAGVAGLTLVPDADTGRFGAFEQVISDRLGLAGIAAELVGPEAVSRLRPTDVDRVAAASVAAGFDARYAKRTIAAADGVPLNVYRAGTASEHEPVVLIPACGMPAALIESWLRLLARDRQVVTWESRGLFDASGHDGDFAVDIDAQAADLFTVLDHAGLAGAHVVAQCGGAVIALAAAAARPERIASLSLWHGAYGFAENCPTTKHQHDLIELMTMAASGRATAAAIQSMFYRTALNGTPRELAHLVLYPFANPELFYRYCRVNTGLTGADVERYLDRVKQPVLVVTSRDDVTAAPEGSRRVAAGLPNARLRVEPHGDHIALFRADDALVQVAIDFIADCPRFL